A DNA window from Castanea sativa cultivar Marrone di Chiusa Pesio chromosome 7, ASM4071231v1 contains the following coding sequences:
- the LOC142642157 gene encoding dirigent protein 23-like: protein MTKLALVLLLFLIGIAIPLVHSTNEVDEWIQKLHHAKEKVSRLHFYFHDTLSGKNPSAVEVAEASMTKKSPSLFGLLNIFDDPLTEGPEPTSMLVGRAQGLYGSAGQHELSLVVAMNFVFTTGKFNGSSLTILGRNAALQPLREMPIIGGTGAFRLARGFVTAKTYFLNFTSGDAIVKYHVVAIHY, encoded by the coding sequence atgaCAAAGCTAGCTCTAGTTCTATTGCTTTTCTTAATAGGCATTGCCATACCATTGGTGCACAGCACCAATGAAGTAGATGAATGGATCCAAAAGCTGCATCATGCCAAAGAGAAAGTCTCTAGGCTCCATTTTTACTTTCATGACACACTATCAGGCAAAAACCCAAGTGCAGTTGAAGTAGCCGAAGCATCAATGACTAAGAAATCACCCTCCTTGTTTGGACTACTCAACATCTTTGATGACCCATTAACAGAAGGGCCTGAACCCACCTCTATGCTTGTGGGTCGAGCTCAAGGTCTATATGGGTCCGCTGGGCAACATGAACTAAGCCTAGTTGTGGCCATGAACTTTGTTTTCACAACTGGGAAATTCAATGGTAGCAGTCTCACTATTTTGGGCAGGAATGCAGCTTTACAACCATTGCGTGAGATGCCAATTATTGGTGGGACTGGTGCTTTCCGATTGGCTCGTGGATTTGTGACAGCAAAGacgtattttttaaattttacctcTGGGGATGCTATTGTCAAATACCATGTTGTGGCTATACATTATTGA